In Phycisphaerae bacterium RAS2, the DNA window ATAATTCGTGCCATCGAGCATGCTCTGGATCAGAACAATCCCAATAGGGCAATGCGCCTTCTGAATGTCGTCCAAGAAGCTGAGTCGCGAGATGTTACTCTTTGGATTAGGGTGGCTTACTCTGCATTGAATTCAGAGCAATTCCAACAAGCACTTGAAGCTGCACACAAGGCTGTATCAATTGATCCGATGTCGGCCAACGCTCACACTGTCTTAGGACATTGCTTCGAAGAGCTGGGGTTAATGGAACAAGCAGAGAATGCCTTTACGCGAGGTATCGAACTTTCACCAAGTGATCCGCGATATGTCTTCCTTGGAGTATCAAAGAGGCGATTGGGAAAGGATGATGAGGCTGAAATTGCATTCCGCAGCGCACTGTGGCGTAATGGCAAGAACGAAGAAGCTGCGTTTAATCTAGCCGTCTGCCTACGTGAGAAGTCACCCGATGAGGCAATGAGTCTATTGAAACAAGCTGTTCACATTGCCCCAGATTACGCAGACGCCTATCGCGAGATGAGTTTCATTCTGGGGAGAAGCGGGCAATACGCTGAAGCAATACTCTGCGCACGAAATGCAATTCGACATAACCCCGAAGACGCATGGTCTTGGGTCTATATTGCAGCCGCATTAGCCGAAATCCAAGAGCACGACGAGGCCGAACGTGCATACTTGAAAGCCATTGAATTAGACCCAACTGAACCTGCTTTTTGCTTTCTTCTAGGAAACTACTATAGGCACCTCTGTATTATTGATAAGGCTGTTCGAGCATATCAAAGTGCGATTGATTTAGACCCGGAGAACTTGAAATATAAGAGTTCAATTGCGATCGTTACGCAGGAGCAGCACCGTGGAGATAAAGCGTTGGATGGCGATGCCAGTTGACCGGAGCAATATCACGCGCGCGGGTTCGGCAGAGCGAGCGTACAGGTCCTCCAGTGCGGGTCCAGAATGCCGAAGAGCTTCCCTTTCAGCTTCGGAGGAAGATTTTGACTGATGAGTTTGCGGGTGAGGCGTTGCAATCGCGGGCTAAGCCAATGCGATGTGCCGTCTGCGCGGAGAAGCCTTCTACCAGATCTGGCTCGGGTTGAAATGAGCGACTTCACTCGAACCAATTCGACGGCATCGCAAGAAACAAGAAAATGGATACCATACTTCGACTCGGTCACGCCGCGCGCGAACAATGGCGCAGCAATCCGTCGAGCCTATGGTCCCCCTCACCCGACCTCTCTCCAAAGGGGAGAGGAGTTTCGAGACAGCAGCTACACATTGAACCGAAAATTGATGATGTCGCCGTCGAGCACCACGTAGTGCTTGGGCTCCAGGCGGACCTTGTTCGCGGCTTTGACGCCTTTCATATCCTTGTTCGCCTCGAAATCGGCATACGCGACCGTCTCGGCGCGAATGAACCCGCGCTGAATATCGCTGTGGATCTTCCCCGCGGCGTCGACGGCCGTCGTGCCCTTTGTGATCGTCCAGGCGCGGACCTCGTCCTCGCCGCAGGTGAGGAATGAGATCAGGCCGACGGCGTCGTAACACGCTCGGATCAGCCTCGCCTGGGCCGGCTCGCTGATTCCCAGGTCGGCGAGGAACGCGGCGCGGTCGGCCGGCTCGAGCTGCGAAACCTCCATTTCGATTTCGGCGGCAAGGGCGATGGTCGCGCGGGCGTGCGGATGCTCGAAGGGCGGCGGCTTGCCGACATCGGCCTCGCCGACGTTGACGACGACGATGACCGGCTTGAGCGTGAGAAAGCCGAAGCTCGCGGCGATGCCGCGCTCCTCGTCGTTGTGGATGGCGCTCGAGACGGGCGCCTCGCTTTCCAGCGCTTCGCGCACGCGCTTCATCATGGCCAGCTCGCGCAGCTCGGCGTCGCGCGTCTTGGTCGGCTTCTGGACGCTCTTTTCAAGTTTCTCCACGCGATTCGTCACCTGTTCAAGGTCGGCGAAGATCAGCTCGGCGTGCAGTTCGTCCACGTCGGCGCTGGGTTTGACCCGTCCCCGATAAGGCGCGACGTTCGGCGACTCGTAGCCGCGCACGACCGCCACGATGCCGTCGCACTTGCGGACGCTCTGCATCGCCTTGCGAAACTCCGCCACGCCGCCGGCATCGGCAAGCGAGAAGCCCGGGATGTCCAGAAACTCCAGTTGCGCCGGCGTGTATTTCTTGGGCTTGTAAACCTCGGCCAGGTAGTCCAGCCGCTTGTCGGGAACCGGCACGGACGCCAGGCGCTCGGCCGGGGCGTGACCGGTGTCATAGGGCTGGCCCGTGATCGCGGAGAAAAGCGTTGACTTGCCCGACTGCATCGGGCCGATGAGAGCAAACTTCATAGTGGGTACTCGGATTCAGAGACTCGTCAGGGGGTATCGTCGCGCTCGGCGGATTTTATGATCTCGTTCAGCGAGGCGTGCGCCATCCAGAACACTTTCACCTGCTGCCCATCGTACATCAGGACGTTCCGGCACGCCCGCGGAATGGACGCATGAGACTCGCCGCAGACCGCCATCGGAAGCAACTCGCCCGCGACGGGCTTTGTATGCCAGCTGCGTACAATCAGGTTGTAATGGTGCGCTGAAATCATTTCGCCACCGGGCGGATTGATCCGACGCCATTCTTCCTCCAGAAGCTCCGGCGGATGCTTCGCAAGATCAAGTCGTTGTGCCTCGCGGAAGTAGGCGCGAAGCGACTGCTCACAAGCATGGCGATGCTGCTGGCCACGCTGCCAGAGGATGATCAGCACGATGCCCGCCATGCCCAGCGCCAACCAAGCCGTTCGCCGCCAGAACACCATTTTGCGGCGGAGACTCCGCGCTTGCGACACGAGGTCCATCGAATCGGTCTTAAGCCCGCCGACGTTCGCGGGGCCAGGCTCGTTCATGCATGCGCTCACTCGACGACATGATCAAAGCGGGTTCGCCGCCGATCCGACTGTCGCCGGGGACAGTCTAACACGCGCGATGCCCTTCGGATACCTCGCAGTTCTGCCATCCGAATTCCATCGACTCCTGCTACGATATGGGCATGTCCGCGGTCGCCACATCGCCCGTGTCGCTCCCCCGTCAAACCGGATGCATCCTCGGCACGGCGGGGCACATCGACCACGGCAAATCGACGCTCGTTCAGGCGCTCTCGGGAACGAATCCGGATCGACTGCCGGAGGAGCAGGCGCGCGGCATGACGATTGAGCTGGGCTTCGCGCAGTTGAATCTATCGCGCGAAGACGGTGCTTCGTCACCCGTGTCCATCGGCATTGTCGATGTCCCCGGGCACGAGCGGTTTGTCCGCACGATGGTCGCCGGGGCGACAGGCATCGACCTGGCCATGCTGGTCGTGGCGGCGGACGACGGCGTCATGCCGCAGACGCGCGAACACGTGGAAATACTGCACCTTTTGGGAATCACGCGGGGCCTAATCGCTGTCACGAAGGCCGACCTTGTGCACGAAGATCGAATCGAGACCGTGCGCGGGCAGATCGCGGCTTTGACGGATGGTTTGTCCCTGGCGCAGTGGCCGGTCGTGGTAGTTTCGGCGCGCAGCGGGCTGGGCCTGAATGCGCTCCGGCGAACGATAGCTGCGGTGGCGGGTGATTTACCCGATCGCGCCGAAGGCGACGTGTTTCGCCTTGCGATTGACCGGGTGTTCGCGGTGCATGGCCGCGGCACAGTGGTGACCGGCTCGGTGCTGTGTGGTCAGGCGACGACGCAGGCGATGCTGGAGCTGCTCCCCTCGCGCGCAACCTGTCGGGTGCGTGAATTGCAAAGCCACGGGGCGTCGGCGGCGCAGGTCGGCGGCGGCCAGCGCGCCGCGCTGAATCTAACCGGAATTGATCGCGAGCAAATTGAGCGCGGCATGGAGCTGGCGACGCCGGGCTACCTCACGCCTTCGCGGTACGTCGATGCGCGCGTTCGCATACTGCGTCGTGGCGACCAGGCATTCCAATCGCATCAGCGCGTTCGCGTCTGCATGGGCACGCGCGAAACACTGGCCACGCTCGTCGTGATCGGTGCGCGGATCATCGAACCCGGCGGAGAAGCGCTAGGGCAACTGCGATTCACCGAACCGGTCGTCTGCGCCCACGGTCAGCGGTTCATCCTCCGCAACGAGACGGCTCAATTCACGCTCGGCGGCGGCGCGATCATTCGGCCGGTGGCGCGGCGTCTGCGCCGCTCACAGACAGACATAGCGGAGTCACTGGGGCGGGCCGATTCGCCCGATGCACAGGTTCGCGTTGAAGAGGCCCTGCGCGACGCGGGTTTCGAGCAAGTCGCGCCGGCGAGGCTCGCCTGCGCAACCGGCAGCCAGATCGGTGACATGCCTTTGATGACAGCGGTACTGCGTGACCGCGGTACGCTAATTCGCATCACGCCTGCGTGCGAAGCGCATCGTGACGCGATCGAGGCACTGGAGGCCCGCGCGATGGCCATGCTGGCGAGGCATCACGCTGCCAATCCGATGCAACCGGGCATTCTGCGCGATCGGTTTGTCACGTGGCTGGACAAGCGAAGCGGAGCGGGGATCGGTCGTGCCATTGCAACCCGACTCGAACAGGCCGGTCGCGCGGCGGCGCGCGGGCCGTACGTCGCGGATCGCGGGTTTCAGGGCGCAACGTCGCCGGAAGACGCCGCGTTGCTGGAGCGAATCGTGAGCGAGATCACGGCGGCGGGATTCGATCCTCCGCAGTGGACAGCGCTTCGCGCCTTGGCCGGCGCATCCAAGCCCCGCTGCAAGGCGCTGGAAGAACTGGCGCGGTGCGACAATCGGCTCGTGCTCATGGCGCCACAGCAATACATTGCCGCTTCGGTGTTGACGCAATTGGAAGCGACGGTTCGGGAACTCGGATCGGGCGGTCGACGGTTTACGCTGGCGCAGGTTCGCGATGCCCTGGGACTCTCGCGCCGCATTGTACAGCCGCTGCTGGAGCATTTGGATCGCAGGCGGTTTACGCGACGCGTCGGCGACGAGCGCGTGCTGGTTGAGGGCGCAACATGAGCAAACAGCAACGCGGCATGGAAAACGCGCTGCGCGAACTGCCTTCGATGACGGCACTTCTCAAGGCCGCGATGGAACACAGCGACCTCATGCATGCGTCGCGGCGAGTCCTGACCGACGCGCTGCGCGATGCGCTCGATGCCGCCCGCGGCCAAATCAGCCGGGGGACCGGCGGACCCACCGCGGCCACGGCGCAGTCTCGCGACGCGATGACCGTTTCGATTCTCGTTGACGCCGCGGCGCGCATTGCCGCGCGGCGCACACCCCGGCTGATGCGCGTCATCAACGCCACGGGCATCGTCCTGCACACCGGGCTGGGGCGAAGCGCGCTCTGCGACGCCGCCGTGCAACGGCTGACCGAAGCGGCGGGTTACTGCAACGTGGAAGTCGAACTCGATTCGGGCGAGCGCGGCCGACGCGGTTTGTTTGCCGAGCAATTGCTCTGTGAGTTGTCCGGCGCCGAGGCCGCGTTGGTCGTCAACAACAACGCCGCCGCGACGATGCTCGTGCTGCACGGACTCGCTCACGGGCGCGAGGTCATCGTTTCGCGCGGCCAGCTCATCGAAATCGGCGGGTCGTTCCGGCTGCCCGAGGTCATGTCGGCCGGCGGGGCGATCCTGCGCGAGGTCGGCACGACAAACAAGACCCACCTTCGCGATTACGAGGCAGCTATCGGCGAGCGCACCGCCCTGCTCATGCATGTTCACACGAGCAACTACCGCGTCGTCGGTTTCTCGGAATGCCCGACGGCGGCGGAACTGGCGACGCTGTCGCATGCGCGCGGACTGACGTTCTTCGACGATCTGGGCAGCGGCGCGCTGTTGGACGATGACCTGTGGCGGCGGGCGAATGAACCCACCGCGATGGCGAGCCTACGCGCCGGAGCCGATGTTGCGGCCTTCAGCGGCGACAAATTGCTCGGCGGCCCGCAGTGCGGCATTCTGCTCGGCAAGTCGGGCATCATCGATCGTCTTCGGAAGAGCCCGATGGCTCGCGCACTGCGCGTGGACAAACTGACGCTGGCCGCGCTGGAGGCGACGCTGGAGCTCTATCTCGATCCCGCACGGGCGCGGAAAGAGATTCCGACGCTCACGCGGCTCATCGAATCGATCGAGTCCGTGGAAGCTCGCGCGCAGCGGCTGCAAGATGCATTGCATAACGCATTGAGCAA includes these proteins:
- a CDS encoding lipoprotein NlpI, which translates into the protein MKSDGDEDAIIRAIEHALDQNNPNRAMRLLNVVQEAESRDVTLWIRVAYSALNSEQFQQALEAAHKAVSIDPMSANAHTVLGHCFEELGLMEQAENAFTRGIELSPSDPRYVFLGVSKRRLGKDDEAEIAFRSALWRNGKNEEAAFNLAVCLREKSPDEAMSLLKQAVHIAPDYADAYREMSFILGRSGQYAEAILCARNAIRHNPEDAWSWVYIAAALAEIQEHDEAERAYLKAIELDPTEPAFCFLLGNYYRHLCIIDKAVRAYQSAIDLDPENLKYKSSIAIVTQEQHRGDKALDGDAS
- the ychF gene encoding Ribosome-binding ATPase YchF, whose translation is MKFALIGPMQSGKSTLFSAITGQPYDTGHAPAERLASVPVPDKRLDYLAEVYKPKKYTPAQLEFLDIPGFSLADAGGVAEFRKAMQSVRKCDGIVAVVRGYESPNVAPYRGRVKPSADVDELHAELIFADLEQVTNRVEKLEKSVQKPTKTRDAELRELAMMKRVREALESEAPVSSAIHNDEERGIAASFGFLTLKPVIVVVNVGEADVGKPPPFEHPHARATIALAAEIEMEVSQLEPADRAAFLADLGISEPAQARLIRACYDAVGLISFLTCGEDEVRAWTITKGTTAVDAAGKIHSDIQRGFIRAETVAYADFEANKDMKGVKAANKVRLEPKHYVVLDGDIINFRFNV
- the selB gene encoding Selenocysteine-specific elongation factor produces the protein MGMSAVATSPVSLPRQTGCILGTAGHIDHGKSTLVQALSGTNPDRLPEEQARGMTIELGFAQLNLSREDGASSPVSIGIVDVPGHERFVRTMVAGATGIDLAMLVVAADDGVMPQTREHVEILHLLGITRGLIAVTKADLVHEDRIETVRGQIAALTDGLSLAQWPVVVVSARSGLGLNALRRTIAAVAGDLPDRAEGDVFRLAIDRVFAVHGRGTVVTGSVLCGQATTQAMLELLPSRATCRVRELQSHGASAAQVGGGQRAALNLTGIDREQIERGMELATPGYLTPSRYVDARVRILRRGDQAFQSHQRVRVCMGTRETLATLVVIGARIIEPGGEALGQLRFTEPVVCAHGQRFILRNETAQFTLGGGAIIRPVARRLRRSQTDIAESLGRADSPDAQVRVEEALRDAGFEQVAPARLACATGSQIGDMPLMTAVLRDRGTLIRITPACEAHRDAIEALEARAMAMLARHHAANPMQPGILRDRFVTWLDKRSGAGIGRAIATRLEQAGRAAARGPYVADRGFQGATSPEDAALLERIVSEITAAGFDPPQWTALRALAGASKPRCKALEELARCDNRLVLMAPQQYIAASVLTQLEATVRELGSGGRRFTLAQVRDALGLSRRIVQPLLEHLDRRRFTRRVGDERVLVEGAT
- the selA gene encoding L-seryl-tRNA(Sec) selenium transferase, giving the protein MSKQQRGMENALRELPSMTALLKAAMEHSDLMHASRRVLTDALRDALDAARGQISRGTGGPTAATAQSRDAMTVSILVDAAARIAARRTPRLMRVINATGIVLHTGLGRSALCDAAVQRLTEAAGYCNVEVELDSGERGRRGLFAEQLLCELSGAEAALVVNNNAAATMLVLHGLAHGREVIVSRGQLIEIGGSFRLPEVMSAGGAILREVGTTNKTHLRDYEAAIGERTALLMHVHTSNYRVVGFSECPTAAELATLSHARGLTFFDDLGSGALLDDDLWRRANEPTAMASLRAGADVAAFSGDKLLGGPQCGILLGKSGIIDRLRKSPMARALRVDKLTLAALEATLELYLDPARARKEIPTLTRLIESIESVEARAQRLQDALHNALSKRLGRDAFTVQRDDSFAGGGSLPAWPLPTAVVCWAPPGDQPADAWSRRLRLGSPPVLARVQGDRVLFDVRTVCDAECAEIVTAVAGVVARSE